GGAAAGTATTGTTTTAAATGATCTACATTAAGTAGTATTTTTTTATCCACTAGTTGTAATGCCATTATTCAATCCCTACTTTCTCTTTGATGGTATGATCTGATTCCCATTGTGATGTGTACATCCAACAACTGACTTCAGTATTTTTGTCGAGTGTTTGTAAATCTGGTACTGATTCATGACACATTGGCTTTGCATGTGCACAGCGTGGGGCAAAACTACAGCCCTTAGGCATATTGTATGGACTAGGTACAGTACCAGGAATTGTTGTTAATTCATCTTGATCCATATCAAGACGAGGAAGAGAGTTTAATAACCCGATTGTGTATGGGTGCTTAGGGTTATTATAAAGTTCTTTTGCTGATGTATATTCAACAATTCTTCCAGCATACATGACAGCCACTCGATCACAAGTCTCATAAACGACACCTAAATCATGCGTGATTAAGATTACGGCTGTACCTAAATCTTTTTGGAGTGATTTAATTAATTCCAGAATTTGAGCTTGAATTGTCACATCAAGAGCGGTAGTCGGTTCATCTGCGATTAGCACTTCAGGATGACAAGCAAGTGCCATTGCGATCATAACCCTTTGTCTCATTCCACCACTAAGTTCATGTGGTTCTTGCTTTGCACGTTTTTCAGGAGAAGGAATCCCTACCAGTCGCAGCATTTCAACTGCTTTATCCCAGGCTTCCTTTTTGCTTAATTTTTGGTGAAGACGAATCGCTTCTGCAATTTGTTCTCCAGCTGAATAAACAGGATTTAAAGATGTCATTGGTTCTTGAAAAATCATTGAAATTTCATTACCACGAATGGAACGCATTTGCTTTTCAGTTTTTGCTAGTAAGTCTTCACCTTTAAAAAGAATACTACCACCAGTTATTTTTCCTGGAGGAGAGGGGATTAATCGTAAAAGGGATAATGATGTAATACTTTTACCACTTCCAGATTCTCCAACTATTCCAAGTGTTTCACCTTTTTTTAATTTAAAGCTAATTCCATTAACCGCCTTACTTATTCCTTCATCTGTATAAAAGTAGGTTTGTAGATTTTTAACCTCAAGAATTGTTTCATCAAATTGTTTTTTCATAGTAGTACCTCCTTAATTCAAGTCAACTCGTTTATTAAAGTAACGGTAGAGAATATCAACAGCTAGATTCATAAATACAAAGATAACCGAAGCGATTAATACGCCACCTTGAACCATAGGTAAATCCCTTGTCCTAATTGCATCAACAATTAATCTACCAAGTCCATTAATTGCAAAAACTGACTCTGTTAAAACGGTACCACCAAGTAATGCACCAAACTGTAGACCAACAACAGTAATAACTGGTATTAATGCATTTTTTAAACCATGTTTGTAAATAATGATATGTTCCTTTAAACCTTTTGCTCTTGCTGTACGCATATAATCTTGACGAACAACTTCTAACATACTTGATCTAGTCATTCTAGCTACAATTGCAGCACCACCTGCACCTAATGTTAATGCTGGTAGTACCATATGTTTAAACGTTCCCCAACCAGCAACTGGAAATATATGAAGATTAACTGAAAAGAAGTAGATTAACATTAAACCAAACCAGAAACTTGGTAAAGAGATTCCTAGTAAAGCGACAATCATAATTGAAATATCAGCTGCTGAGTATTGTTTAGTTGCTGAAATAATTCCTGCAAGCATACCAAGTACGACTGTAATGAAAATACTAGCTAGTGCAAGTTCAATTGTAATTGGCAAACGAATCATAATCTCATCTAATACCGGACGATTATTTCGAAGCGATTCGCCAAAATCACCTTGTAGTACATGGTATACATAATCGAAATACTGAATCACGACAGGACGATCAAGTCCAAGTTGATGACGAATCATTTCAATCGTTTGTTTCGTAGCACCTTCCCCAGCAAGTAGAGTTGCAGGATCACCAGGAACCATTTGCATAATTAAAAAAACGACTAAACTTACACCAAGTAAAACTGGAATAGTTTGTATAATTCTTCTGACAATAAATAGAAACATTTACTTTCCTCCTTATTTTTTCATCCTTGGATCAAGAGCATCTCTTAGACCATCACCGAAAATATTAAATCCTAAAACTAATGTTGAAATGGCAATACCCGGAAATAAGGCAAGATGGGGTGCACTAAATAAATAATCACGCCCACTACTTAACATTGCTCCCCATTCTGGAGATGGAGGTTGAGCACCTAATCCGAGATATGACAAGCCTGCTGCTGAAAGGATAGCTGTAGCAAGTTTTAATGTAGCTTGGACAATTATTGGTGAAAGAATATTCGGGAGTATATGTTTAAAAATGATTGTTGCATCAGTTGCACCTAAAGCGCGAATGGCATCAATATATTCAAGTTTTCTGACGGATAACGTAGATCCTCTAACGATACGTGCAAACATTGGGACTGAAAAGATACCAACAGCAACCATAACATTAATTAGACTAGGACCTAGTGCACTAATAATTGCAAGCGCTAATAAAATACCTGGGAATGCAAGTAAAACATCAACAACCCTCATAATGATGGTGTCCATCCATTTTCCGTAATAACCTGCTATTAACCCGAGTGTGATTCCGAAAATTGCTCCAAATAAAACAGATACGAAACCGACAGAAATTGAAAGACGACTGCCATAAATGATTCTACTTAAAATATCTCTTCCTTTATCATCTGTACCCATCCAATGCTCTAGTGATGGAGGTTGCAGCTTATGCATTAAATCAATTGCAAAAGGATCCTTGGGCGAAATGAGTGGTGCAAAAATAGCTACTAAAATATAAAAAAGTACAATATAGGCTCCAACTAGTGCCAATTTATTTTTTTTAAACTTCTTATAAAATACTTTCCATCTTCTTAGTTTTTGAGATTCTTTTTTTTCTAATTTGATTTCATGGTTATTTAATACAATCTCTGTTTTCATGTTTTTCCCCCTTTTCTTTGTTTAAATTTATTCAAAATTAGAATTGAAGTAAATATAATGCGGAAAAGCAGTAAAGATAATTTAAAAACGAGTAAAGATTCTGAAAATATAAAATTTTATTTTTTTTTATAATTTGAATAAGCCTACGAACTCAAGAAAAATGGTGAACATGAGATTATAGGGAAAGTATTAAGAGGAGGAAGAAAACAATGAAGAGAAAGACAGCTGGAGTATTATTTGCATCATTATTAACAATTTCGACTGCGCTTGCAGGATGTACATCTAACCAAACAAGCAGTAGTGCAACAGGAACAAAAGCAAAAGCAGGAGGAACTTTGGTTGTAGCTAGATTATCTGATGCGACTACATTAGATCCACATTTTATTACTGATATACCATCAGCAAACGTTGTATATGAAAAGGTATATGAAACATTAGTTGAACCAGATAAAAATATGGAGCCAAAACCTCTTTTAGCAACAGAATGGAAGCAAGTAGATAATGTGACTTGGGAGTTCAAATTACGACAAGGCGTTAAGTTCCAAGATGGATCCCCATTTAATGCAGATGCAGTTAAAACAAATTTTGATCGAGTACTTGACCCAAAAACTGCATCACCTCAGGCTGGTAAATTTGAAATGATAAAAGAAGTTAAAGTGGTAGACGATTCAACTGTTCAATTTATTTTGAAATACCCATATGCTCCACTTTTATCAATTTTAATGAGTAATGAAGGAAGTATTATTAGTCCAAAATCGATTAAAGAAAACAGTGATAAAATTGGGCGAAATCCAATTGGAACTGGTCCTTATGTATTTAAATCTTGGAAATCAGGAGAAGAAATTAAAATTGAAAAAAATAAAGATTACTGGGGTAATAAACCTAAAATTGATGGTGTAGTCTTTAAAGTTGTTCCTGAAGATGCTACAAGACTAGCAATGATTGAAACTGGTGAAGCGCATGTTACTGATCAAGTGCCTGTAACAGAAATCGATCGTATTGAAGCTTCTGACACAATGGATTTATACCGAACAGATGGACTAGCTGTTGAATATTTAAGTTTCAATGTTAAGAAAAAACCATTTAATGATGTTCGTGTCCGTAAAGCGATTGCACATGCAATTGAAGTAGATTCAATTATTAAAGGTGTGTATAACGATGTTGGAACAAAAGCGAATTCAACAATGAGTCCGAAAGTATTTGGATATGATCCGAATCTTAAAGGCTATAATTACGATATTAATGAATCTAAAAAGCTATTAAAAGAAGCAGGAATTAAAGATGGTCTTTCATTTACTCTTACAACTAGTGACCGTAAAGAAAGAATTAATATGGCTGAAGTTATTCAATCTCAATTAAAAGGTATTGGTATTAATGTGAAAATCCAAGTTCTTGAATACGGAGCTTATATTGATGCAATCGCAAAAGGCGAACATCAAGTTGCAATTGGTGGATGGGGTAATGCTACTGGTGATGGCGATTATAATCAATTTAACTTATTTGATAGTAAATCCCAAGGTGCAGCAGGAAATAGTTCATTCTATAGTAACCCTAAA
This genomic interval from Gottfriedia acidiceleris contains the following:
- a CDS encoding ABC transporter ATP-binding protein, whose translation is MKKQFDETILEVKNLQTYFYTDEGISKAVNGISFKLKKGETLGIVGESGSGKSITSLSLLRLIPSPPGKITGGSILFKGEDLLAKTEKQMRSIRGNEISMIFQEPMTSLNPVYSAGEQIAEAIRLHQKLSKKEAWDKAVEMLRLVGIPSPEKRAKQEPHELSGGMRQRVMIAMALACHPEVLIADEPTTALDVTIQAQILELIKSLQKDLGTAVILITHDLGVVYETCDRVAVMYAGRIVEYTSAKELYNNPKHPYTIGLLNSLPRLDMDQDELTTIPGTVPSPYNMPKGCSFAPRCAHAKPMCHESVPDLQTLDKNTEVSCWMYTSQWESDHTIKEKVGIE
- a CDS encoding ABC transporter permease, encoding MFLFIVRRIIQTIPVLLGVSLVVFLIMQMVPGDPATLLAGEGATKQTIEMIRHQLGLDRPVVIQYFDYVYHVLQGDFGESLRNNRPVLDEIMIRLPITIELALASIFITVVLGMLAGIISATKQYSAADISIMIVALLGISLPSFWFGLMLIYFFSVNLHIFPVAGWGTFKHMVLPALTLGAGGAAIVARMTRSSMLEVVRQDYMRTARAKGLKEHIIIYKHGLKNALIPVITVVGLQFGALLGGTVLTESVFAINGLGRLIVDAIRTRDLPMVQGGVLIASVIFVFMNLAVDILYRYFNKRVDLN
- the nikC gene encoding nickel transporter permease; translated protein: MKTEIVLNNHEIKLEKKESQKLRRWKVFYKKFKKNKLALVGAYIVLFYILVAIFAPLISPKDPFAIDLMHKLQPPSLEHWMGTDDKGRDILSRIIYGSRLSISVGFVSVLFGAIFGITLGLIAGYYGKWMDTIIMRVVDVLLAFPGILLALAIISALGPSLINVMVAVGIFSVPMFARIVRGSTLSVRKLEYIDAIRALGATDATIIFKHILPNILSPIIVQATLKLATAILSAAGLSYLGLGAQPPSPEWGAMLSSGRDYLFSAPHLALFPGIAISTLVLGFNIFGDGLRDALDPRMKK
- a CDS encoding glutathione ABC transporter substrate-binding protein, which encodes MKRKTAGVLFASLLTISTALAGCTSNQTSSSATGTKAKAGGTLVVARLSDATTLDPHFITDIPSANVVYEKVYETLVEPDKNMEPKPLLATEWKQVDNVTWEFKLRQGVKFQDGSPFNADAVKTNFDRVLDPKTASPQAGKFEMIKEVKVVDDSTVQFILKYPYAPLLSILMSNEGSIISPKSIKENSDKIGRNPIGTGPYVFKSWKSGEEIKIEKNKDYWGNKPKIDGVVFKVVPEDATRLAMIETGEAHVTDQVPVTEIDRIEASDTMDLYRTDGLAVEYLSFNVKKKPFNDVRVRKAIAHAIEVDSIIKGVYNDVGTKANSTMSPKVFGYDPNLKGYNYDINESKKLLKEAGIKDGLSFTLTTSDRKERINMAEVIQSQLKGIGINVKIQVLEYGAYIDAIAKGEHQVAIGGWGNATGDGDYNQFNLFDSKSQGAAGNSSFYSNPKVDKLIESARQEADSEKRKDLYAQAQEIENEEVPYVPIRNYEHLAVTGSSVKGLWLNPASYLMLEDVTVK